One window of the Zea mays cultivar B73 chromosome 3, Zm-B73-REFERENCE-NAM-5.0, whole genome shotgun sequence genome contains the following:
- the LOC103650585 gene encoding zinc finger CCCH domain-containing protein 67, with amino-acid sequence MKIRVAINNLKHNKTNRQISPKPNTSKNYTSCPKPKEQSPFPLPGLPSSAILSNTSPDRATPAMAEHSDAAAAVTARLLELAADNDSTALGDLLAVHPSLADEPAPWYSPARGAEPMTPLMVAAAYGSVACIDVLLSPLHLADPNRASPSSLSTALHLAAAGGASAAPAAVSRLLAAGADPTLLDHLHRRPSDLVALPPNSLPLKNHLLSLLGGRKEWPPDPSLPDIKNGAYASDDFRMYSFKVRACSRAYSHDWTECPFVHPGENARRRDPRKYHYSCVPCPEFKKGAGCRRGDMCEYAHGVFESWLHPAQYRTRLCKDGLACARRVCFFAHTPEELRPLYVSSAGSRSAMGMGLPSPGASFTPPLSPSGGGSGVAGAWPQPNVPALCLPGSAGNLQLSRLRTLMSARSMAVDELLASADYDGLVGSPASLRSARGKTLVPSNLDDLFSAEMAGAAASHSPRYADQGGSAFSPTRKAAMLNQFQQQQSLLSPRATVVPEPVSPMSSRLLSALAQREKMQQQTLRSMSSRDLGSGASVLVGSPVTSSWSKWGIPPSTPDWGADAEELGRLKRSSSFELRSGANGDEPDLSWVNTLVKEPTPEKPSINGTAAKESIASLSQAVSHEDIGGEDDTAGVIGGWLEQLQLDEMVV; translated from the coding sequence atgaaAATTAGGGTTGCCATAAATAATCTAAAACATAATAAAACCAACCGTCAAATCTCCCCAAAACCCAACACAAGCAAAAACTACACGTCTTGTCCAAAACCCAAAGAACAAAGCCCCTTTCCCCTCCCCGGATTGCCCTCTTCTGCCATTTTGTCGAACACCTCCCCCGATCGCGCGACTCCGGCCATGGCGGAACACTCCGACGCGGCTGCGGCCGTAACTGCGCGGCTACTGGAGCTCGCGGCCGACAACGACTCCACggcgctcggggacctcctcgcgGTACACCCGTCGCTTGCCGACGAGCCCGCGCCGTGGTACTCCCCGGCGCGCGGCGCGGAGCCTATGACCCCGCTCATGGTCGCGGCGGCGTACGGGTCCGTGGCCTGCATCGATGTCCTACTGTCGCCGCTCCACCTGGCCGATCCCAACCGCGCCTCACCGTCGTCCCTCTCCACCGCGCTCCACCTCGCAGCCGCCGGCGGCGCCTCCGCTGCGCCGGCTGCGGTATCCCGTCTCCTAGCTGCTGGCGCCGACCCCACGCTGCTCGACCATCTCCATCGCCGGCCGTCCGACCTCGTCGCCCTCCCACCCAACTCGCTCCCGCTCAAGAACCACCTCCTCTCCCTCCTCGGAGGGCGCAAGGAGTGGCCGCCGGATCCCTCCCTCCCCGACATCAAGAACGGTGCCTACGCCTCCGACGACTTCCGTATGTACTCCTTCAAGGTGCGCGCGTGCTCGCGCGCCTACTCCCACGACTGGACGGAGTGCCCCTTCGTCCACCCCGGCGAGAACGCGCGGCGGCGGGACCCGCGCAAGTACCACTACAGCTGCGTGCCCTGCCCGGAGTTCAAGAAGGGGGCTGGATGCCGGAGGGGTGACATGTGCGAGTACGCGCACGGCGTGTTCGAGAGCTGGCTCCACCCGGCGCAGTACAGGACGCGGCTGTGCAAGGACGGCCTCGCCTGCGCGCGGCGCGTCTGCTTCTTCGCGCACACGCCTGAGGAGCTCCGTCCACTGTACGTGTCGTCTGCGGGGTCGCGCAGCGCGATGGGAATGGGGCTGCCGTCGCCGGGTGCGTCGTTCACGCCGCCGCTCTCGCCTTCTGGCGGGGGAAGCGGTGTGGCCGGCGCGTGGCCGCAGCCCAACGTGCCCGCGCTGTGCCTCCCCGGGAGCGCGGGGAACCTTCAGCTGAGCCGGCTGCGCACTTTGATGAGCGCGCGCAGCATGGCAGTGGACGAGCTGCTCGCCTCGGCGGATTACGACGGGCTCGTCGGGTCGCCAGCCTCTCTGCGGTCGGCGAGGGGAAAGACGCTCGTGCCGTCCAATCTTGACGATCTGTTCTCGGCGGAGATGGCGGGCGCCGCGGCATCTCACTCGCCTCGGTACGCAGACCAGGGCGGCTCTGCTTTCTCGCCGACGCGTAAGGCCGCCATGCTGAACCAGTTCCAGCAGCAGCAGAGCTTGCTGTCTCCTCGGGCCACGGTTGTCCCTGAGCCGGTGTCTCCGATGAGCTCCAGGTTGCTCTCGGCCCTTGCGCAACGGGAGAAGATGCAGCAGCAAACGCTGAGAAGTATGAGCTCTCGTGACCTGGGCTCCGGCGCCTCCGTCCTGGTTGGCTCACCGGTTACCTCTAGCTGGTCCAAATGGGGAATCCCCCCGAGCACACCAGATTGGGGTGCTGACGCCGAGGAGCTTGGCCGCCTCAAGCGATCCTCGTCCTTTGAGCTCCGGAGTGGTGCCAACGGTGATGAGCCGGACCTCTCATGGGTCAATACCCTTGTGAAGGAGCCAACGCCGGAGAAGCCATCCATCAACGGGACAGCCGCAAAGGAGTCTATTGCTTCTTTGAGCCAGGCTGTAAGTCATGAGGATATCGGCGGTGAGGACGACACTGCCGGGGTCATCGGTGGCTGGCTTGAACAGCTCCAGCTCGATGAGATGGTAGTCTAG